GCCCGACTTCTACATACAACGACGCGCCGGCCCTGTTGCGGCTCGCCGCCTGGCACGCAAGCACTTAGGGGGATCCCAGATGAATTTCGACGAGTTGGTCACCGCGATCCACTCCCTCAACACCGAGGACGCCTTCCGCGCCCGCCTCGACGCGCAGCAGTGGCGCACGGTCTCGCAGTACCTCACCCGCCACGAAACGCGCACTGGCGACCAGGTCATCCGCCAAGGCGACCGTGACCGGACCATGTACTTCCTGGCCCAGGGCTCGATGCAGGTGTATGTGAGTGGCGGCGCGCCGGGCGCCAGCAAGGTGGCCATCCTGCGGCCGGGAGCCA
This genomic stretch from Eleftheria terrae harbors:
- a CDS encoding cyclic nucleotide-binding domain-containing protein, which codes for MNFDELVTAIHSLNTEDAFRARLDAQQWRTVSQYLTRHETRTGDQVIRQGDRDRTMYFLAQGSMQVYVSGGAPGASKVAILRPGAIFGEPSLFADAPRSANVEAMTPGLIWALRLPRFEELAVRVPVIALEVLRAAGAVMTVRMQAALTRQMPMS